In the Leptospira fainei serovar Hurstbridge str. BUT 6 genome, AAAGAACCTTATCCTCCATTTCGAATCCTGACTGATAACGGTTCGCGAACTAGTATGGCGCTGGTGAGAGTTTTGGTTCATAATGAATCCGGACATCTCCCTGAAGTTTCTCCAACCGATCCGAGGATAATTAAGGAAGAAATTTCCATCGGTCGCGGATCGCATATGCTATTCGGCGACAATGCATTGTTCGCGGAGTGGAATCCTGAAATTTATGAAGTTCGAGATTTGGCTGGCTGGTGGTACGAGACGACAGGGACCTCCTTCATTTTCGCTCTTTGGGCCTCGAAAAAACCGCTGGAACTGCCGGATTCCTTCTTCATGGATTCGTTGAAATTTGGACAAGATCATATAGAAGATATAATCGCCAAGGAGACCCGTCTCCCCGAAGAACTTGTGCGCAAATATCTTACGCAAGAACTTCATTACGAAATTACCGAATCCGATAGAGCCGGTCTGGATCGTTTCGGCAAATATTGTGCTGATTTAGGAATTCTCTAGATCAAATCGCACCTTTAATCGGAATTTAGAGCAAGAACCGGAACGACTTAAGAATGGCGTTTTCTAAGCTCCGCAACGATGTCGGAAAGAGAAAGTCCCCTTTCCACTAAAAGAACCTGCAAATGAAATAAAAGATCGGCGGCTTCGTGTGTGAGTTCCTTCTGATCGGCGTTCTTTGCAGCGATAATCACTTCGCCCGCT is a window encoding:
- a CDS encoding menaquinone biosynthetic enzyme MqnA/MqnD family protein, coding for MKIGIVKHLNARPLTWGFEHHSEHKVVPENPSLLKDYLLRGLIDVGLISSIECLRNADVLSVSMKVGVCATEQVRSIKFFKNKKEPYPPFRILTDNGSRTSMALVRVLVHNESGHLPEVSPTDPRIIKEEISIGRGSHMLFGDNALFAEWNPEIYEVRDLAGWWYETTGTSFIFALWASKKPLELPDSFFMDSLKFGQDHIEDIIAKETRLPEELVRKYLTQELHYEITESDRAGLDRFGKYCADLGIL
- the hisE gene encoding phosphoribosyl-ATP diphosphatase produces the protein MEFLLQLEEILKKRKAELPEKSYTADLFRSGVDRILKKVGEEAGEVIIAAKNADQKELTHEAADLLFHLQVLLVERGLSLSDIVAELRKRHS